The Paracoccus sp. MA genome contains a region encoding:
- a CDS encoding H-NS family nucleoid-associated regulatory protein gives MTNPDLNALSLAELKQLRKDVEKAIEGFEARRKAEARAKAEEAAKQFGFSLADLVAAAASRPAAVPKYAHPENPELTWSGRGRKPGWIAEALAAGKTLEDFAI, from the coding sequence ATGACCAATCCCGACCTGAATGCGCTGTCGCTGGCCGAGCTGAAGCAGCTGCGCAAGGATGTCGAAAAGGCGATCGAGGGTTTCGAGGCCCGCCGCAAGGCCGAGGCGCGGGCCAAGGCCGAAGAGGCCGCGAAGCAGTTCGGTTTTTCTCTGGCCGATCTGGTCGCGGCGGCCGCAAGCCGGCCTGCGGCGGTGCCGAAATACGCCCATCCGGAAAACCCCGAGCTGACCTGGAGCGGCCGCGGCCGCAAGCCGGGCTGGATCGCCGAAGCCCTGGCCGCCGGCAAGACGCTCGAGGATTTCGCGATCTGA
- the speB gene encoding agmatinase, with protein MPKTLPQPVDAARIPRFAGHSTFMRLPAADSARGLDVAIVGIPWDGGTTNRAGARHGPREVRNQSSLMRRVHHATGIAPYERLAVADIGDLIVQPIDLMAALRQIEEGIAAICAAGALPLAVGGDHLTTLPVLRALRKADPGRGPLGLVQFDAHSDTNDRYFGDNPYTHGTPFRRAIEEGILDPRRVVQIGIRGSIYAADEHRWAQDQGVRIVYIEEFARRGPEEVMAEVRALMGDAPAYVTFDIDGIDPSMAPGTGTPEIGGFTTREAQAMLRGLAGLKIVGADVVEVSPPFDVGGITALTGATMLFELLCVLAGGA; from the coding sequence ATGCCGAAGACCCTGCCCCAGCCTGTCGACGCCGCGCGCATCCCGCGCTTCGCCGGGCATTCCACCTTCATGCGGCTGCCCGCCGCCGACAGCGCCCGGGGGCTTGACGTCGCCATCGTCGGCATCCCCTGGGACGGCGGCACCACCAATCGCGCCGGGGCCCGCCACGGCCCGCGCGAGGTGCGCAACCAGTCCAGCCTGATGCGCCGCGTCCACCATGCCACCGGCATCGCCCCCTATGAGCGGCTGGCGGTGGCCGATATCGGCGACCTGATCGTGCAGCCCATCGACCTGATGGCGGCGCTGCGGCAGATCGAGGAAGGCATCGCGGCGATCTGCGCCGCCGGCGCGCTGCCGCTTGCCGTGGGGGGCGATCACCTGACGACGCTGCCGGTGCTGCGGGCGCTTCGCAAGGCCGATCCCGGGCGCGGGCCCTTGGGCCTGGTGCAGTTCGACGCCCATTCCGACACCAACGACCGCTATTTCGGCGACAATCCCTATACCCATGGCACGCCCTTCCGCCGCGCCATCGAGGAGGGTATCCTGGACCCCCGGCGCGTGGTGCAGATCGGCATCCGCGGCTCGATCTACGCCGCCGACGAGCATCGCTGGGCGCAGGACCAAGGGGTGCGCATCGTCTATATCGAGGAATTCGCCCGCCGCGGCCCCGAGGAGGTGATGGCCGAGGTCCGCGCGCTGATGGGCGATGCGCCCGCCTATGTGACCTTCGACATCGACGGCATCGACCCTTCCATGGCGCCCGGCACCGGCACGCCCGAGATCGGCGGCTTCACCACCCGTGAGGCGCAGGCCATGCTGCGCGGGCTGGCCGGGCTGAAGATCGTCGGCGCCGATGTGGTCGAGGTCTCGCCGCCCTTCGATGTCGGCGGCATCACCGCGCTGACCGGCGCGACAATGCTGTTCGAGCTGCTCTGCGTGCTGGCGGGCGGCGCCTAG
- the fes gene encoding enterochelin esterase, with product MIGKHGACRDILLRALPHRILAAALALLLAPALPAAAQDRLAAGESLALRLDPARPVQLRIEAPPGSYLAGRIEAGAQPVDAALLTAEGAHFRQLAQQDRGAIRFQAMSEGEAMILRLSGAGETRVALDQLVAPADLQPPAPDYLSPRMAALAETLAQGGDTAGFWRAVAAEGTPLVEEAEAGEVVLTFLWRGAQRNVRLFGGPSSDHDWLDRLGDSDVWFKSFRVPRATRLSYKLAPDVPDLPGNARARRMAILATAQMDPLNRHPWPAEAPDRFNQHATLTLPQAPPQPGTPPAPEADPAMRRVVFDSPTLGNSRELLIAHPRDFDPADPRLVLALIFDGERALAEMQAPQMLDTLTRQGRLPPVLAVLIPSIDGMTRARELPGNDAFADALADELLPLIAVETGITPDPARTVLAGASYGGLAAATVALRRSDRFGNALSMSGSFWWAPQGSASDGTPHVAAEFAARERLPIRFFLSAGSFETSRHGGDGILQTSRSLRDILLLKGYAVDWREYAGGHDYLVWRGALADGLIALFGAR from the coding sequence ATGATCGGAAAACACGGCGCTTGCCGCGACATCCTTCTGCGCGCCCTGCCGCACCGCATCCTGGCCGCGGCGCTGGCGCTTCTGCTGGCCCCCGCCCTGCCCGCCGCGGCGCAGGACCGGCTGGCGGCGGGCGAAAGCCTGGCGCTGCGGCTCGACCCGGCCAGGCCGGTGCAGCTGCGCATCGAGGCCCCGCCCGGCAGCTATCTGGCCGGCCGGATCGAGGCCGGGGCGCAGCCGGTCGATGCCGCGCTGCTGACCGCAGAGGGCGCGCATTTCCGCCAGCTGGCGCAGCAGGACCGCGGCGCCATCCGCTTCCAGGCGATGAGCGAGGGCGAGGCGATGATCCTGCGCCTGTCGGGGGCCGGCGAAACCCGGGTGGCGCTGGACCAGCTGGTCGCCCCCGCCGACCTGCAGCCGCCGGCGCCGGACTATCTCAGCCCGCGCATGGCGGCGCTGGCCGAGACGCTGGCCCAGGGCGGCGACACGGCCGGGTTCTGGCGCGCCGTCGCGGCCGAGGGCACGCCGCTGGTCGAGGAGGCCGAGGCCGGCGAGGTCGTCCTGACCTTTCTGTGGCGCGGGGCGCAGCGCAATGTCCGGCTGTTCGGCGGCCCGTCGAGCGATCACGACTGGCTCGACCGGCTGGGCGACAGCGACGTCTGGTTCAAGAGCTTCCGCGTGCCGCGCGCGACCCGGCTGTCCTACAAGCTGGCGCCCGACGTGCCCGACCTGCCCGGCAATGCCCGGGCGCGGCGCATGGCCATCCTGGCCACGGCGCAGATGGACCCGCTGAACCGCCATCCCTGGCCCGCAGAGGCGCCCGACCGCTTCAACCAGCACGCGACGCTTACCCTGCCGCAAGCGCCGCCGCAGCCAGGCACCCCGCCCGCGCCCGAGGCCGATCCGGCCATGCGGCGGGTCGTCTTCGACAGCCCGACCCTGGGCAACAGCCGCGAGCTGCTGATCGCGCATCCGCGCGATTTCGACCCCGCCGATCCGCGTCTGGTGCTGGCGCTGATCTTCGACGGCGAGCGGGCGCTGGCCGAGATGCAGGCGCCGCAGATGCTGGACACGCTGACGCGGCAGGGCCGGCTGCCGCCGGTGCTGGCGGTGCTGATCCCCTCGATCGACGGCATGACCCGGGCGCGCGAGCTGCCCGGCAACGACGCCTTCGCCGACGCGCTGGCCGATGAGCTGCTGCCGCTGATCGCGGTCGAGACCGGCATCACCCCCGACCCGGCCCGCACCGTGCTGGCCGGGGCCAGCTATGGCGGGCTGGCCGCCGCCACCGTCGCGCTGCGCCGGTCCGACCGTTTCGGCAATGCCCTGTCCATGTCGGGCTCGTTCTGGTGGGCGCCGCAGGGCTCGGCCAGCGACGGCACGCCGCATGTCGCGGCCGAATTCGCCGCGCGCGAGCGCCTGCCGATCCGCTTCTTCCTCAGCGCCGGCAGTTTCGAGACCTCGCGCCATGGCGGAGACGGCATCCTGCAGACCTCGCGCAGCCTGCGCGACATCCTGCTGCTCAAGGGCTATGCGGTCGACTGGCGCGAATATGCCGGCGGGCACGATTATCTGGTCTGGCGCGGCGCGCTGGCGGACGGGCTGATCGCGCTGTTCGGCGCGCGCTAG
- a CDS encoding DUF3008 family protein: MPAKSKAQQKAAGAALAAKRGETSKSELRDASRDMYESMSEKQLEELAATKRKGKPEHKG; the protein is encoded by the coding sequence ATGCCTGCCAAGTCCAAGGCGCAGCAGAAGGCGGCCGGCGCGGCCCTTGCCGCCAAGCGCGGCGAGACCAGCAAAAGCGAACTGCGCGACGCCTCGCGGGATATGTATGAATCGATGAGCGAAAAGCAGCTGGAGGAGCTGGCTGCCACCAAGCGCAAGGGCAAGCCCGAACACAAGGGCTGA
- a CDS encoding lysophospholipid acyltransferase family protein: MTATIPARLTRAGLVATARILISLRAIDLPPPGGAPRILVANHVSHADFVALWSALPKPHRLRTRPVAGADYWERSAIRRWIAHQVFRAVLIDRDPASRRADPVETVAEVLRGGEDVIFFPEGTRNLTDARLLPLKSGIYHLARAVPEAEIVPAWILNLDRILPKGAFLPVPLNCAVRFGSPMRVETGESREDFLQRLAAAMLALAEAKG; the protein is encoded by the coding sequence ATGACGGCGACGATACCGGCAAGACTGACCCGCGCGGGCCTGGTTGCGACCGCGCGCATCCTCATCAGCCTGCGCGCCATCGACCTGCCGCCGCCGGGCGGCGCGCCGCGCATCCTGGTCGCGAACCATGTCAGCCATGCCGATTTCGTGGCGCTGTGGTCGGCGCTGCCGAAGCCGCACCGGCTGCGCACCCGCCCGGTCGCCGGCGCCGATTACTGGGAACGCTCGGCCATCCGCCGCTGGATCGCCCATCAGGTGTTCCGCGCCGTGCTGATCGACCGCGACCCCGCCAGCCGCCGCGCCGATCCCGTCGAGACCGTGGCCGAGGTGCTGCGCGGCGGCGAGGACGTGATCTTCTTTCCCGAGGGCACGCGCAACCTGACCGACGCCCGGCTGCTGCCGCTGAAATCCGGCATCTACCACTTGGCCCGCGCCGTCCCCGAGGCCGAGATCGTGCCGGCCTGGATCCTGAATCTCGACCGCATCCTGCCCAAGGGCGCCTTCCTGCCGGTGCCGCTGAACTGCGCCGTGCGCTTCGGCAGCCCGATGCGGGTCGAGACCGGCGAGAGCCGCGAGGATTTCCTGCAACGCCTCGCCGCCGCGATGCTGGCGCTGGCCGAGGCGAAAGGCTGA
- a CDS encoding phosphatidate cytidylyltransferase yields MDRFHSPSAFFFYGLFAFLILASLVARMLIRSGRVAGPTAQNLADRIRAWWVMIGVLALIFTLGAGAITLFFALCSMAALREFATITHTRRDDHDGLAIAFYLILPLQYLLVYFHVPVFAALLIPVYSFLLLPVVTVFKGEVQGFLTRVSETQWGLMVCVYCVSHIPAILTLDIPDYRYSAFTLVAWLILVVQASDVLQYVWGKSIGRHLLAPRVSPSKTVEGLVGGVLSASALGVALTPFTPFRWWEAGLIALTVTTFGFFGGLIMSAIKRDRGVKDWGTLVQGHGGILDRLDSLVFSAPIFLHILAWGWM; encoded by the coding sequence ATGGACCGTTTTCATTCCCCCTCGGCCTTCTTCTTCTACGGGCTCTTCGCCTTCCTGATCCTGGCCTCGCTGGTGGCGCGGATGCTGATCCGCTCGGGGCGCGTCGCCGGGCCGACGGCGCAGAACCTCGCCGACCGCATCCGCGCCTGGTGGGTGATGATCGGCGTGCTGGCGCTGATCTTCACCCTGGGCGCCGGGGCGATCACGCTGTTCTTCGCGCTCTGCTCGATGGCGGCGCTGCGCGAATTCGCCACCATCACCCACACCCGGCGCGACGACCATGACGGGCTGGCCATCGCCTTCTACCTGATCCTGCCACTGCAATACCTGCTGGTCTATTTCCACGTGCCGGTCTTTGCCGCGCTGCTGATCCCGGTCTACAGCTTCCTGCTCTTGCCGGTCGTGACCGTGTTCAAGGGCGAGGTGCAGGGCTTCCTGACCCGGGTGTCAGAGACGCAATGGGGGCTGATGGTCTGCGTCTATTGCGTCTCGCATATCCCGGCGATCCTGACGCTGGACATTCCCGACTATCGCTACAGCGCCTTCACGCTGGTCGCCTGGCTGATCCTGGTGGTGCAGGCCTCAGACGTGCTGCAATATGTCTGGGGCAAGAGCATCGGCCGGCACCTGCTCGCCCCGCGCGTCTCGCCCTCGAAGACGGTCGAGGGGCTGGTCGGCGGCGTGCTCAGCGCCAGCGCGCTGGGTGTGGCGCTGACGCCCTTCACGCCGTTCCGCTGGTGGGAGGCGGGGCTGATCGCGCTGACCGTGACCACCTTCGGCTTCTTCGGCGGGCTGATCATGTCGGCGATCAAGCGCGACCGCGGCGTCAAGGACTGGGGCACGCTGGTGCAGGGGCATGGGGGCATCCTCGACCGGCTGGACAGCCTGGTGTTCTCGGCCCCGATCTTTCTGCACATTCTGGCATGGGGGTGGATGTGA
- a CDS encoding CDP-alcohol phosphatidyltransferase family protein, with protein sequence MTEDFSRRPIASRNTKWAAHVTRRLVEKGVAPNRISAGSVLAAALSGGAFALSALVGPGWAAGLLLVLGAAFCQLRLLCNLFDGLVAVEGGMGTPDGAFWNEVPDRLSDLMILAGFGLAAGWPALGLLAGALAILTAYLREFGRASGLGSDFSGPGAKAHRMAAVTLGALAQTGAWIAGAGWPVLAWALGLVLALTVATIIRRSRRILCGLAGGA encoded by the coding sequence GTGACCGAGGATTTCAGCCGGCGGCCGATCGCCAGCCGCAACACGAAATGGGCCGCCCATGTCACCCGGCGGCTGGTCGAGAAGGGCGTGGCCCCGAACCGCATCTCGGCCGGCTCGGTGCTGGCAGCGGCGCTGTCGGGCGGGGCCTTCGCCCTGTCCGCGCTGGTCGGGCCGGGCTGGGCGGCGGGGCTTCTGCTGGTGCTGGGCGCGGCCTTCTGCCAGCTGCGGCTGCTCTGCAACCTCTTCGACGGGCTGGTGGCGGTCGAGGGCGGCATGGGCACGCCGGACGGCGCCTTCTGGAACGAGGTGCCGGACCGGCTCTCGGACCTGATGATCCTTGCCGGCTTCGGCCTGGCGGCGGGTTGGCCGGCGCTGGGGCTGCTGGCCGGGGCGCTGGCGATCCTGACCGCATACCTGCGCGAATTCGGCCGCGCCTCGGGGCTCGGCTCGGATTTCTCGGGCCCGGGGGCCAAGGCGCACCGCATGGCCGCCGTGACGCTGGGCGCGCTGGCGCAGACCGGCGCCTGGATCGCCGGCGCGGGCTGGCCGGTGCTGGCCTGGGCGCTGGGGCTGGTGCTGGCGCTGACGGTGGCGACGATCATCCGCCGCAGCCGGCGCATCCTGTGCGGGCTGGCCGGCGGGGCGTGA
- the ilvD gene encoding dihydroxy-acid dehydratase produces the protein MPAYRSRTTTHGRNMAGARGLWRATGVKNSDFGKPIIAIVNSFTQFVPGHVHLKDLGQMVAREVEAAGGIAKEFNTIAVDDGIAMGHDGMLYSLPSRELIADSVEYMVNAHCADAMVCISNCDKITPGMLMAAMRLNIPAIFVSGGPMEAGKVTLGDGRKVSLDLVDAMVAAADDKVSDADLAAIEEAACPTCGSCSGMFTANSMNCLSEALGLSLPGNGSTLATHALRKNLFLEAGRRIVEVTRRHYEQDDASVLPRAIASKAAFRNAMSLDIAMGGSTNTVLHLLAIAQEGGVDFTMDDIDALSRKVPCLCKVAPNTANVHMEDVHRAGGIMAILGELDRAGLIDRDCPTVHAPTIGAAIDQWDIARSNDPAARELFLAAPGGVPTQVAFSQTTLWPDLDLDREKGVIRSAKAPFSKDGGLAVLKGNIALDGCIVKTAGVDESILVFSGRAKVYESQDAAVSGILTGKVEAGDVVVIRYEGPKGGPGMQEMLYPTSYLKSKGLGKACALITDGRFSGGTSGLSIGHVSPEAAAGGTIGLVRDGDLIEIDIPNRSIRLAVPEDELAARRAEQDAKGWKPAQPRQRQVSAALKVYAQFAASADKGAVRILPD, from the coding sequence ATGCCCGCATATCGTTCCCGCACCACCACCCACGGCCGCAACATGGCGGGGGCCCGTGGCCTCTGGCGTGCGACCGGGGTGAAGAACAGCGATTTCGGCAAGCCCATCATCGCCATCGTGAACAGCTTCACGCAGTTCGTGCCGGGCCATGTACATCTGAAGGACCTGGGCCAGATGGTCGCGCGCGAGGTCGAGGCGGCGGGCGGCATCGCCAAGGAATTCAACACCATCGCGGTCGATGACGGCATCGCCATGGGCCATGACGGGATGCTGTATTCCCTGCCCTCGCGCGAACTGATCGCCGACTCGGTCGAATACATGGTCAACGCGCATTGCGCCGACGCCATGGTCTGCATCTCGAACTGCGACAAGATCACGCCGGGCATGCTGATGGCGGCGATGCGGCTGAACATCCCGGCGATCTTCGTCTCGGGCGGGCCGATGGAGGCGGGCAAGGTCACGCTGGGCGACGGGCGCAAGGTCTCGCTGGACCTGGTGGACGCCATGGTCGCGGCGGCCGACGACAAGGTCTCGGACGCGGACCTTGCCGCCATCGAAGAGGCCGCCTGCCCGACCTGCGGCTCCTGCTCGGGCATGTTCACCGCCAATTCCATGAACTGCCTCAGCGAGGCGCTCGGCCTGTCGCTGCCCGGCAACGGCTCGACGCTGGCCACCCATGCCTTGCGCAAGAACCTGTTCCTGGAAGCCGGCCGCCGCATCGTCGAGGTGACGCGCCGCCATTACGAACAGGACGACGCTTCGGTCCTGCCGCGCGCCATCGCCAGCAAGGCGGCGTTCCGGAACGCCATGTCGCTGGACATCGCCATGGGCGGCTCGACCAATACCGTGCTGCACCTCCTGGCCATCGCGCAGGAAGGCGGGGTCGATTTCACCATGGACGACATCGACGCGCTGTCGCGCAAGGTGCCCTGCCTCTGCAAGGTCGCGCCGAACACCGCCAACGTGCATATGGAGGACGTCCACCGCGCCGGCGGCATCATGGCGATCCTTGGGGAACTGGACCGCGCCGGGCTGATCGACCGCGACTGCCCGACCGTACATGCCCCCACCATCGGCGCCGCCATCGACCAATGGGACATCGCCCGCAGCAACGACCCAGCTGCGCGCGAGCTGTTCCTGGCCGCGCCGGGCGGCGTGCCGACGCAGGTCGCCTTCAGCCAGACGACGCTCTGGCCCGACCTGGACCTCGACCGCGAAAAGGGCGTGATCCGCTCGGCCAAGGCGCCGTTCTCCAAGGATGGCGGGCTGGCGGTGCTGAAGGGCAATATCGCGCTGGACGGCTGCATCGTGAAGACCGCGGGCGTGGACGAATCGATCCTGGTGTTTTCCGGCCGGGCCAAGGTCTATGAAAGCCAGGACGCCGCGGTGTCCGGCATCCTGACCGGCAAGGTCGAGGCCGGCGACGTGGTGGTCATCCGCTACGAAGGCCCCAAGGGCGGGCCGGGCATGCAGGAGATGCTGTATCCGACCAGCTACCTGAAATCGAAAGGGCTGGGCAAGGCCTGCGCGCTGATCACCGACGGCCGTTTCTCGGGCGGCACCTCGGGCCTTTCCATCGGCCATGTCAGCCCCGAGGCGGCGGCCGGCGGCACCATCGGCCTGGTGCGCGACGGCGACCTGATCGAGATCGACATCCCCAACCGCTCGATCCGGCTGGCGGTGCCCGAGGACGAGCTGGCCGCGCGCCGCGCCGAGCAGGACGCCAAGGGCTGGAAGCCCGCGCAGCCGCGCCAGCGCCAGGTCTCGGCGGCGCTCAAGGTCTATGCGCAATTCGCCGCCTCGGCCGACAAGGGCGCGGTGCGCATCCTGCCCGACTGA
- a CDS encoding pirin family protein, with protein MSWNPALTPGCPDAAGMDQIETLIIPRARDIGGFEVRRALPAPKRQMVGPFIFFDQAGPAEFLTGQGIDIRPHPHIGLGTVTYLYRGDFHHRDSIGSDQVILPGAVNWMVAGRGVTHSERTSAAGRAGPHGLFGIQTWIALPEDREDMAPIFEHHGKEALPEIEAEGVHARLILGHAYGERAPATLYSETFYLDVTLAPGARFPLPDDHEDRGLYITQGSVGIAGQEFESGRMMVFRPGDRITVAAGPRGARLMALGGATLNGPRFIWWNFVASSRERIEHAKEQWRAANWGQGLFDLPPTDRDEHIPLP; from the coding sequence ATGAGCTGGAACCCCGCCCTGACCCCCGGCTGCCCCGATGCGGCCGGCATGGACCAGATCGAGACGCTGATCATCCCGCGGGCCCGCGACATCGGCGGCTTCGAGGTGCGCCGGGCCCTGCCCGCGCCGAAGCGGCAGATGGTCGGGCCGTTCATCTTCTTCGACCAGGCCGGGCCGGCCGAGTTCCTGACCGGGCAGGGCATCGACATCCGCCCGCATCCGCATATCGGGCTGGGCACGGTGACCTATCTCTATCGCGGCGATTTCCATCACCGCGACAGCATCGGCAGCGATCAGGTGATCCTGCCCGGCGCGGTCAACTGGATGGTGGCGGGCCGGGGCGTGACCCATTCCGAGCGCACCTCGGCCGCGGGCCGCGCCGGGCCGCACGGGCTGTTCGGCATCCAGACCTGGATCGCCCTGCCCGAGGATCGCGAGGACATGGCGCCGATCTTCGAGCATCACGGCAAGGAGGCGCTGCCCGAGATCGAGGCCGAGGGCGTGCATGCCAGGCTGATCCTGGGCCATGCCTATGGCGAGCGGGCGCCGGCGACGCTGTATTCCGAGACCTTCTATCTGGACGTGACGCTGGCGCCCGGCGCGCGCTTTCCGCTGCCCGACGATCACGAGGATCGCGGGCTCTACATCACCCAGGGCTCGGTCGGCATCGCCGGGCAGGAATTCGAATCCGGGCGGATGATGGTGTTCCGCCCCGGCGACCGCATCACCGTCGCCGCCGGGCCGCGGGGCGCGCGGCTGATGGCGCTGGGGGGCGCGACGCTGAACGGGCCGCGCTTCATCTGGTGGAACTTCGTCGCCTCGTCGCGCGAGCGCATCGAACATGCCAAGGAACAATGGCGCGCCGCGAATTGGGGGCAGGGGCTGTTCGACCTGCCGCCCACCGACCGCGACGAACATATCCCGCTGCCCTGA
- a CDS encoding gluconokinase encodes MKGAVQHIVVMGVSGCGKSTTGEALARHLGWPFVEGDSFHPEANVAKMRAGIPLDDDDRAPWLRALAAEIARNEARGQSSVMGCSSLKRAYRDILREGAPVVRFLHVHGTRALLESRLSHRAGHFFPAKLLDSQLATLEPLAADEDGVVVDMALSVEDQLREALRLLELDG; translated from the coding sequence GTGAAGGGCGCGGTGCAGCATATCGTGGTGATGGGCGTCTCGGGCTGCGGGAAAAGCACCACGGGCGAGGCGCTGGCCCGGCATCTGGGCTGGCCCTTCGTCGAGGGCGACAGCTTCCACCCCGAGGCCAATGTCGCCAAGATGCGCGCCGGCATTCCGCTGGACGACGACGACCGCGCGCCCTGGCTGCGGGCGCTGGCCGCCGAGATCGCCCGCAACGAGGCGCGCGGCCAGTCCTCGGTCATGGGCTGCTCGTCGCTGAAGCGGGCCTATCGCGACATCCTGCGCGAGGGGGCGCCGGTCGTGCGCTTCCTGCACGTGCATGGCACGCGCGCGCTGCTGGAAAGCCGGCTCTCGCATCGCGCGGGGCATTTCTTTCCCGCCAAGCTGCTGGATTCGCAACTGGCGACGCTGGAGCCGCTGGCCGCCGACGAGGACGGCGTGGTGGTCGACATGGCCCTGTCGGTCGAGGATCAGCTGCGCGAGGCGCTGCGCCTGCTGGAACTGGACGGCTGA
- a CDS encoding GntP family permease, producing the protein MNSVEPAYSTAMLLFIALAAVLVLLVLIMRFRLHAFVSLVLVSLMTAMVAGIPLADVIPTLLQGFGSTLATVALLVGFGAMIGRLLEITGGAQVLADRLIGQFGAERAPFALGVASLLFGFPIFFDAGLVVMLPIIFSVAYRFGGSVLLYALPAAGAFAAMHALLPPHPGPVAAGDLLGADIGLLVLVGLVVALPTWFFGSYLFGLWAGRRFVLPIPQILGAVDDSSHDRIPPSFGTVMLVLLLPLVLIFLNTGLGTLATAGVVDGGAGWVTVLRLIGQTPIALLITVLVAMALLGRGRGAAEIEKIMDGALAPICAIILVTGAGGMFGGVLRASGIGEALASSLDAVGMPLIVAAFVISMALRVAQGSATVALTTTAGLIAPTVAATTGLSEFDRCFLVVAIAGGATVLSHFNDSGFWLVGRFLEMDEKTTLKTWTVMETLLGSIAFGFALIGWWLL; encoded by the coding sequence ATGAATTCTGTCGAGCCCGCTTACAGCACGGCCATGCTGTTGTTCATCGCCCTGGCGGCGGTGCTTGTCCTGCTGGTCCTGATCATGCGGTTCCGGCTGCATGCCTTTGTCTCGCTGGTGCTGGTCAGCCTGATGACCGCCATGGTCGCGGGCATTCCCCTGGCCGACGTGATCCCGACGCTGCTGCAGGGCTTCGGCTCGACCCTGGCCACGGTGGCCCTGCTGGTGGGCTTTGGCGCCATGATCGGGCGGCTGCTGGAGATCACCGGCGGCGCGCAGGTGCTGGCGGACCGGCTGATCGGCCAGTTCGGCGCCGAGCGCGCACCCTTTGCGCTGGGCGTGGCCTCGCTGCTGTTCGGCTTTCCGATCTTCTTCGATGCCGGGCTGGTGGTGATGCTGCCGATCATCTTCAGCGTAGCCTATCGCTTCGGCGGCTCGGTGCTGCTTTACGCGCTGCCGGCGGCGGGGGCCTTCGCGGCCATGCATGCGCTGCTGCCGCCGCATCCGGGGCCGGTGGCGGCGGGCGACCTGCTGGGGGCCGATATCGGCCTGCTGGTGCTGGTCGGGCTGGTCGTCGCGCTGCCGACCTGGTTCTTCGGCAGCTATCTGTTCGGGCTTTGGGCCGGGCGGCGCTTCGTGCTGCCGATCCCGCAGATCCTGGGCGCGGTCGACGACAGCAGCCATGACCGCATCCCGCCAAGCTTCGGCACCGTGATGCTGGTGCTGCTGCTGCCGCTGGTGCTGATCTTCCTGAACACCGGGCTGGGGACGCTGGCGACGGCCGGGGTGGTGGATGGCGGTGCGGGCTGGGTCACGGTCCTGCGGCTGATCGGGCAGACGCCCATCGCGCTGCTCATCACCGTGCTGGTCGCCATGGCGCTGCTGGGCCGGGGCCGCGGCGCGGCCGAGATCGAGAAGATCATGGACGGCGCGCTGGCGCCGATCTGCGCCATCATCCTGGTCACCGGCGCGGGCGGCATGTTCGGCGGCGTGCTGCGCGCCAGCGGCATCGGCGAGGCGCTGGCCTCCAGCCTCGACGCGGTGGGCATGCCGCTGATCGTCGCGGCCTTCGTCATCTCGATGGCGCTGCGGGTGGCGCAGGGCTCGGCTACGGTAGCGCTGACCACCACCGCCGGGCTGATCGCGCCCACGGTGGCGGCGACCACGGGGCTTTCCGAATTCGACCGCTGTTTCCTGGTGGTGGCCATCGCCGGCGGCGCCACGGTGCTGAGCCATTTCAACGATTCGGGCTTCTGGCTGGTCGGGCGGTTCCTGGAGATGGACGAAAAGACCACGCTGAAGACCTGGACGGTGATGGAGACGCTGCTGGGCAGCATCGCCTTCGGCTTCGCGCTGATCGGCTGGTGGCTGCTGTGA